One region of Anaeromyxobacter paludicola genomic DNA includes:
- a CDS encoding DUF3108 domain-containing protein has product MTALLAALLLSAPPACGLPPLRPGALPFREGERLSFDLDVMGVVKAGTLRATVEPATSGGAVIPVRARLQNTSVFAKVRRVKGQAMSWFDARTLRPDRYRDDVDEDGVRKSTEVRLAGQPAQPSLSWQFGDKKGVTRFERQAEALDLVTLVYYLRAADPRPGTTYCFDLVANRRYWHVKATLAPGTEKVDTEAGSFQTVRLDAVAERADKIGARRPFHLWYSTDARRLPVAAVSEIDLGPVRAMLHAVATPLQAGE; this is encoded by the coding sequence ATGACCGCCCTCCTCGCCGCCCTGCTCCTCTCGGCTCCCCCCGCCTGCGGCCTCCCGCCCCTGCGCCCGGGCGCGCTCCCCTTCCGCGAGGGGGAGCGGCTCTCCTTCGACCTCGACGTGATGGGCGTGGTGAAGGCCGGCACGCTGCGCGCCACCGTCGAGCCCGCCACCTCCGGCGGGGCGGTGATCCCGGTCCGCGCCCGGCTCCAGAACACCTCGGTGTTCGCCAAGGTCCGGCGGGTGAAGGGGCAGGCGATGAGCTGGTTCGACGCGCGCACGCTGCGGCCCGACCGCTACCGCGACGACGTGGACGAGGACGGCGTGCGCAAGTCCACCGAGGTGAGGCTGGCCGGTCAGCCCGCCCAGCCGAGCCTCTCGTGGCAGTTCGGGGACAAGAAGGGCGTGACCCGCTTCGAGCGGCAGGCCGAGGCGCTCGACCTCGTCACGCTGGTCTACTACCTGCGGGCCGCCGACCCGCGGCCGGGCACCACCTACTGCTTCGACCTGGTCGCGAACCGGCGCTACTGGCACGTGAAGGCCACGCTCGCGCCGGGCACCGAGAAGGTCGACACCGAGGCCGGGTCGTTCCAGACGGTGCGGCTCGACGCGGTGGCCGAGCGGGCGGACAAGATCGGCGCCCGGCGCCCGTTCCACCTCTGGTACAGCACCGACGCGCGGCGGCTGCCGGTCGCGGCGGTGAGCGAGATCGACCTCGGGCCGGTGCGGGCGATGCTCCACGCCGTGGCGACGCCGCTGCAGGCGGGGGAGTAG